A region of the Pseudomonadota bacterium genome:
TCTGGCCGCGATTGAACCTTTCAACGAAGAAGAACTGACCGCCTTGGCCCTGGAATCGGGCCTCAACGGGATCACCCTGCGAAACCAACTCGACCGCAGCAGCGGCCCGCCCGGCTGGGAAAGCGAACAGGCTCTGGCCCTTCTCAGCCAAAGCCGGCCCGAGGAAAAACTTTTTATCCATGATGCCGCCGGCCGGATGTTTCTGTTTTTCTATCCCCGCCGGGAGAGCGAGGGCGGCATTCTCCTGGGTTTCAATGCCCGGGGGCTGGAAGAATTACAGGACCGGGTCGGTCTACCGCGACTTTTACAGACCCTGAGTGGTCTGCCGGGCATAAACCAGGTCGGAATTGTGGCTGAGAAACCGGCGGACCTGCCCGGCGCGTTACCGGAAAGCCGCCGTTTGCCGGCCAACATGATGGTCGAAGTCCGGCTGCCGTCCGGCCATACCCTGGTCGCCGGTTTTGATGCGGAATTTCTCTTTGCCCGGCAAAAAAGCCTGTGGCGCGATTTTTTGCTTTTCGCCCTGATTTTGAGTGCTCTCGGCATCTTTTTTTCGTGGCTTCTCTACCGCTACCAGCTGACCTCCGTACACCGGGCCCGGGACTTTGAACGCCGCCTGGCCCGCGAGCACGAAGACGCCGCCCTGGGCCGGGCCGCGGCGGCCCTGGCCCACGAAATCAAAAATCCTTTAAACGCCATCGCCATCGGCCTACAGCGGCTGGAACTCGAGGACAGCGGCCTTACTCCCGAATACGCCAGGCTGGTGGAAGCCCTGCGGCAGGCGGTCGGCCGCGCCGACCATATCGTCGGCGATCTGCGCCGTTTCGCCCACCCCCTGCATATTCGAAAACAAGCGCTGGATCTCGTCGCCCTGCTCGACAACCTGATCACCCTCTATCGGGAATATGGAAACGCGGCCGGCATCGAAATCAGTCTGCAAAGCGCTTTTCAGACAACTCCGATCACGATTATGGCGGACGCCGATCTTCTCGGCCAGGCCCTGGAAAATCTTTTTAAAAACGCGGCCGAGGCTCAACCCAAAGGCGGTTGGTTGAAAATTTCCTTGCAAAACCGAAATAATTTTGTCGAAATGCTCATGGAAAACCCCGGCCTGCGCGTTCCGGCCCCGGAACTTGAGCGTATCGTCAAGCCCTGGTTTACAACCAAGGCCCGGGGCAGCGGGCTCGGGCTGGCGATTGTGGAACGTATCATCAGCGCCCACGGCGGCGGTTTTCGGGTAAGCAGTCCCGCGCCCGGAATCCTGCGCCAGCACATCCGGCTGCCGGCGCCCGGCGCTCAGAACGAAAAGGTGAAAGAAAACATTCATGCACATTCTGATCATTGACGACGAAGCCGACCAGCGCGAGCTGCTGGGCGGCTTTCTGGAAAAACAGGGTTTCACCGTCAGCCTCGCGGCTGACGGCGGCGCGGCGCGGGCGGCGGTCGCCGAACGGCATATCGACCTGGCCCTGCTTGACCACCGGCTGCCCGATATTACCGGGGACGGCTTGCTTCCGGTCCTGCAGGAAATCAACCCGCTACTGAAAACCATCATGATCACCGCCTACGGAGAAGTGGAAACCGCAGTCAGCGTGATGCGCGCCGGCGCCGTTGATTTTTTTGAAAAACCGGTCGATTTGCGACGACTGCTGCAACGCCTGCGCGAGCTTGAGCAGGAGTTGCTGATCAGCCTGGATGTCGAGGAGGTCAATCGCATTCTGAGCCGGGAGCAGGAACTGCCCTTGAAAATGGTGGGAAAAAGTCCGGCCATGCTCAACCTGCTCTCCCTGGTCCGGCGGGCGGCGCCGACCCCCTGGACGGTTCTGATCCGCGGAGAAACCGGCACCGGCAAGGAGCTGATCGCCCGCCTGCTCCATCTCTTAAGCCCCCGTAAGGAATCTCCCTTTATCGCCGTCAACTGCGCGGCAATGCCGGAGCATCTGGTGGAATCGGAACTTTTCGGTCACGAAAAAGGAGCCTTCACGAGCGCCGCCGGGCGGCATCGCGGCCATTTTGAAATGGCCGCCGGCGGCACCCTCCTGCTTGACGAAATCGGGGAGCTGCCGCTGAACACCCAGGCAAAGCTGCTGCGCGCCCTGCAGGAAAAGAAAATCAACCGGGTCGGAGGAGAAAAGGAAATCGAGGTCGATATTCGGCTGCTGGCCGCGACCAACCGGGATCTGGGGGAAATGGTGGCGGCCGGCGGTTTTCGCGAGGATCTTTTTTACCGCCTCAAGGTAATCGAGGTGGAGCTTCCGCCGCTGAGACAACGCCGCGAGGATATTCCCCAACTGGTTCGGGAGCTGCTGCAGCGCCATGGCCTACACGGCATCGAATTCGCGCCCGAGGCTCTGAGCGCCCTGGCCCGTTACGGCTTTCCCGGAAACAT
Encoded here:
- a CDS encoding sigma-54-dependent Fis family transcriptional regulator, with the protein product MHILIIDDEADQRELLGGFLEKQGFTVSLAADGGAARAAVAERHIDLALLDHRLPDITGDGLLPVLQEINPLLKTIMITAYGEVETAVSVMRAGAVDFFEKPVDLRRLLQRLRELEQELLISLDVEEVNRILSREQELPLKMVGKSPAMLNLLSLVRRAAPTPWTVLIRGETGTGKELIARLLHLLSPRKESPFIAVNCAAMPEHLVESELFGHEKGAFTSAAGRHRGHFEMAAGGTLLLDEIGELPLNTQAKLLRALQEKKINRVGGEKEIEVDIRLLAATNRDLGEMVAAGGFREDLFYRLKVIEVELPPLRQRREDIPQLVRELLQRHGLHGIEFAPEALSALARYGFPGNIRELEHIVQRCTTLARSSLIKLEDLPTEIRFPEKSNRNTLEARLFALEHRLLLEALENADWVQTRAADALGLSERVLRYKIGKHKIRRS